Part of the Leptolyngbya sp. KIOST-1 genome, TAAAAATAAGACATTAGCAGATTCTAGAGTGAGTGCTGCGCCAGGGTATCGCTAACCCACAAGCGATCAGAGTGCAGCACGAACGAAAGAAGCTGCTAATCGCGCGCAAAAAAGCCCCGGAGGGGGCCGGGGCGAGGGAATCTAAATTGGGCCTCAGGGTGCTACAGGGCGGCCAGCAGCTCGCGGTAGAGGTCTTTAACGATGCGTGAGACGACTTTCATTACGGCCTGTTTGTAGGGCATCTCTCCCAGGGACTGGTAGTAGTCGGCGTGGCTGCGAAGCTTGGGCGGCTGGGCTAACCCTCTGGGGCCAGAGATGACGATTTTGGTTTGGACGTGCAGGTAGAGAGCCGTTCTAGCCACCTTTGAGCCTGCGGGCTTGTGGCGGCGCTCTTGGCCGGATTGGTAGGCCTGGGTGCCAAGGCCCAGGGCCAGGCGGAACGCGCCCAGGCTTCGGTTTCGGCGGTGATAGCGACCCTTTTCGCTGGGTGCTTTGGTTTTGATGGGCTGACCGTCTTCCCCTAGAAATTGGCTTAGGGGGTAAATGCGGCTGAGGATGACGGCGCGCGTCATCTCACCAAACCCGAAGGCGTTGAAGACGGCGTGATAGGGCTTGAACTGAGACGACTCCAGCAGGGCGCTAATTTTTTCCTCGTAGGGAAGCTGCTGCCGCTCCAGCTCACAGATCTGAGCGGCCAGGGCTCGGCTTAGATCGGTAAGGCCGGTGCCGATGGTAGCGTCGAGCTGGGCCTGGCGGCGGGCGGTCGTGTTGGTTGGCTGGCCCGCAATAAAGCGCCACAGGGCCGGGGGTTTGGGGTAGAGCCAGTCTCGATTCTGCTGAGGCTTTTTGCCGGAGGCCGTGCGGCACACCTCCGGCCATTCGTGGCTGAGCAGCTGCCACAGCCGCCGCTGATGGTTTCCGGTCATGCGGGTAAGAAACTGATGGTGCAGGGTAGCCGCCCGCAAGTCTTCGGCGAAGTCGCTCAGGAATGCCGATGCCTTATCCAGATTTAGGGCACCGTAGAGGGCCAGAAAGGCCGCGTCGTAACGGTCGGTTTTGTTGGCTACGCCGGAGTAGGCTTTTAGGGCCGTAACTCGCTTAGGATTGACCCTGAGCACGGTTTTACCGTTGGACTTGAGGGTATCGATCCAGATTTTGGAGTAGTCGCCGGTTGGTTCCAGCACGTAGATATCGCCCAGCTCTAACAGCGTCTGCACGCCGCTTAGATTGCTGAGCAGGGTTACCGGGGTGTAGGACCGGGCAAATTGGGCCAGGTCGCCGGGGATGCTGTGACTGTCGACGGCACAGCAAAGAATTGAGGTCTTAGCCACCTCAACACCGATTATGGAAGGCATGGTTTACAACTACCTATGTCACGATTTATTGAAGCTCCGGGGCTCGGGGCCGCCGTGTAGCACGTCGCTCTCAGACCGTTAGTCGATAACCGCCTTGGGTGAAGCACTGGGCTGTTTGGCAGCATTATTGGAGCGTGAAAACGCAATCTGCTAAAAGCCCCAGCCCAGAGACGGAAAGTAACCAGGGCGCTGGGGTTGGAATCCGGCACCGGGCAGTTACCCCGCGACGGCCACGGCGGGCCGTTTCGTCCTTCAGGACTCATCAGGCGGGTTTATTTTGAGTCTTCGTCGGCGATCGCCCGGTAGGTTTCCAGGGCCTGGGCGGCGAGCTTGTAAGCGGCCAGGGCCTGGGCGGCGATCGCGGCGATTCCCTCCGGTGGAGTATCGCGGTAGCGGTTGAAACCCTGGCGACGAGCTTCGGCAATCAGCTCGTCTCGGCTCAACTCAGCCCAGGGGCCCAGGTCCTGAACTTCATCGGCCAGCCACTCAACCGCCAGCAGGTGGGCGGCGATACAGTCGAGAACTTCGGTGGGGATGCCGTTAATAGTGCTCATGAAGCTCCTCATAGTCGGGGTCAGCAGCGGTGGGGATGTCGTCGGGGGAAGGGGGAAGCCAGGCGGGCCATGG contains:
- a CDS encoding IS110 family transposase, with product MPSIIGVEVAKTSILCCAVDSHSIPGDLAQFARSYTPVTLLSNLSGVQTLLELGDIYVLEPTGDYSKIWIDTLKSNGKTVLRVNPKRVTALKAYSGVANKTDRYDAAFLALYGALNLDKASAFLSDFAEDLRAATLHHQFLTRMTGNHQRRLWQLLSHEWPEVCRTASGKKPQQNRDWLYPKPPALWRFIAGQPTNTTARRQAQLDATIGTGLTDLSRALAAQICELERQQLPYEEKISALLESSQFKPYHAVFNAFGFGEMTRAVILSRIYPLSQFLGEDGQPIKTKAPSEKGRYHRRNRSLGAFRLALGLGTQAYQSGQERRHKPAGSKVARTALYLHVQTKIVISGPRGLAQPPKLRSHADYYQSLGEMPYKQAVMKVVSRIVKDLYRELLAAL